The following proteins are co-located in the Theropithecus gelada isolate Dixy chromosome 19, Tgel_1.0, whole genome shotgun sequence genome:
- the IQCN gene encoding LOW QUALITY PROTEIN: IQ domain-containing protein N (The sequence of the model RefSeq protein was modified relative to this genomic sequence to represent the inferred CDS: deleted 1 base in 1 codon), translating to MTLQGRADLSSNQGNAAGHPATVHEPLVTQWAVHPPAPAHPSLPDKMEKAPPQPQHEGLKSEEHLLQQPAEAKTVSRRIPRLRAVVESQAFKNILVDEMDMMHARAATLIQANWRGYRLRQKLISQMTAAKAIQEAWRRFNKRHILHSSKLLVKKVRAEDGNIPYHAPQQVRFQHPEENRLLSPPVMVNKETQFPSYDNLVLCRPQSSPLLKPPTAQGTPEPCVQAPHAAGVRGVAFLPHQTVTIRFPCPVSLDAKCQSCLLTRTIRSTCLVHIEGDSVKTKRVTARTNKAGVPETPLSRRYDKAVMGPSRAQTQGPVEAETPKAPFQICPGPVITKTLLQTYPVVSMTLPQTYSASTTTTTPHKTSPVPKITITKTPAQMYPGPTVMTKTAPHTCPMPTMTKIQVHSTASRTGTPRQTCRATITAKHQPQVSLLASIMKSPPQVCPGPAMAKTPPQTHPVATPAKNPLQTCLAATTSNTSSQMSPVGLTKPSRQTRLAAMITKTPAQLRSVATILKTLCLASPTVANVKAPPQVAVQGSIHDNPPKAKATMNMKQAAEAVKASSPSYLAEGKIRCLAQSHLGTGVPRAPAKLPLEAEKIKTGPQKPVKTDMALKTSVAVEVAGAPSWTKVAEEGDKPSHLYVPVDVAVTLPRGQPAAPLTNASSQRHPPCLSQRPLATPLTKASSQGHLPIELTKTPSLAHLLTCLSKMHSQAHLATGAMKVQSQVPLATCLTKTQSRGQPIITKRLIPAHQAADLSSNTHSQVLLTGSKGSNQACQHLGGLSAPPWAKPEDRRTQPKPHGHVPGKTTQGGPCPAACEVQGTLVPLMAPTGHSTCHVESWGDSGATRAQPSMPSQAVPCQEDTVGSLLASLCAEVAGVLASQEDLRTLLAKALSQGEVRAALNQALSKEVLGATVARALPQSMLSMALVKALSWSELRLTLSRALSQGELQAELTKVMQGKLAEVLSKALTEEERAALSQALCQGELGALLSQSWCQVALRTGTTLPKATSKSTGSGVTKTLAPAEVACRRSPSAAWGPSLGPVRPQTSKGPVDAGVASGQSWKRVWEPARGAASWETRRNKAVVHPRRSGEPMVSMQAAEEIRILAVTTIQAGVRGYLVRRRIRVWHRRATVIQATWRGYRMRRNLAHLCRATTIIQAAWRGYSTRRDQAQHRQMLHPVTWVELGGGAGVMSDRSWVQDGRARTVSDHRCFQSCQAKACGVCHSLSSRIGSPPSVVMLVGSSPRTCHTCGRTQLTRVVQGMGRGAGGPGAVSRASAYQRAVPSPRQPHHRDKAATAIQSAWRGFKIRQQMRQQQMAAKMVQATWRGHHTRSCLKSTEALLGPADPWSSSQHMHWASSQHTHWPGI from the exons ATGACCCTTCAAG GCAGAGCTGACCTGTCCAGTAATCAAGGCAATGCAGCCGGCCACCCAGCTACAGTTCACGAACCACTTGTCACCCAATGGGCAGTGCATCCTCCAGCCCCCGCCCAC CCTAGTCTCCCGGACAAAATGGAGAAAGCGCCTCCACAGCCCCAGCACGAGGGCCTCAAGTCCGAGGAGCATCTTCTGCAACAGCCTGCTGAAGCCAAGACAGTGTCGCGCCGCATCCCACGCCTCCGGGCTGTGGTCGAGAGCCAGGCCTTCAAGAACATCCTGGTAGATGAGATGGACATGATGCACGCCCGCGCAGCCACACTCATCCAAGCCAACTGGAGGGGCTATCGGCTCCGGCAGAAGCTGATTTCCCAGATGACGGCGGCCAAGGCCATCCAGGAGGCATGGCGGCGCTTCAACAAGAGACACATCCTGCACTCCAGCAAGTTGTTGGTGAAGAAAGTGAGGGCGGAGGACGGGAACATCCCTTATCACGCCCCGCAGCAGGTGCGCTTCCAGCATCCAGAAGAGAACCGCCTTCTGTCCCCGCCCGTCATGGTGAACAAGGAGACCCAGTTCCCTTCCTATGACAATCTGGTCCTCTGCAGACCTCAGTCATCCCCCCTCCTGAAGCCTCCAACAGCTCAGGGTACCCCAGAACCCTGTGTGCAGGCTCCTCATGCTGCTGGAGTCCGGGGGGTGGCCTTCCTGCCACACCAGACGGTCACCATCAGATTTCCCTGCCCAGTGAGTCTGGATGCAAAATGCCAGTCATGCTTGCTGACCAGAACCATCAGAAGCACCTGCCTCGTCCACATAGAAGGTGACTCAGTGAAAACCAAACGTGTAACTGCCCGGACCAACAAAGCCGGGGTTCCGGAGACACCATTGTCCAGAAGGTACGACAAGGCAGTTATGGGACCATCCAGAGCCCAAACCCAGGGCCCTGTGGAAGCAGAGACCCCCAAAGCCCCTTTCCAGATATGCCCAGGGCCTGTGATCACCAAGACCTTACTCCAGACATATCCGGTGGTCTCCATGACCCTGCCGCAGACATATTCAGCGTCCACGACGACCACCACCCCACACAAGACTAGCCCTGTTCCCAAAATAACAATAACCAAGACCCCAGCCCAGATGTATCCGGGGCCCACAGTGATGACCAAAACTGCACCTCACACATGCCCCATGCCCACGATGACCAAGATCCAGGTGCACTCCACAGCTTCCAGAACTGGCACCCCACGGCAGACATGCCGCGCAACCATCACGGCAAAGCACCAACCTCAGGTTTCCCTTCTGGCCTCCATCATGAAGAGCCCACCCCAGGTATGCCCAGGGCCTGCGATGGCAAAGACCCCACCCCAGACGCACCCGGTCGCCACCCCAGCCAAAAACCCACTGCAAACGTGTCTGGCAGCCACCACGTCCAACACTTCATCCCAGATGAGCCCAGTTGGGTTGACCAAGCCCTCGCGCCAGACTCGCCTGGCAGCCATGATAACCAAGACCCCAGCCCAGTTACGCTCAGTGGCCACCATCCTCAAGACCCTGTGTCTGGCCTCTCCAACAGTGGCAAATGTCAAGGCTCCACCCCAAGTGGCGGTACAAGGCTCCATCCATGACAACCCACCCAAGGCCAAGGCCACCATGAATATGAAGCAGGCCGCAGAGGCGGTGAAAGCCTCATCCCCCTCCTATTTGGCTGAGGGGAAGATCAGGTGCCTGGCCCAATCACATCTGGGAACTGGGGTCCCCAGGGCTCCAGCTAAGCTTCCTTTAGAAGCTGAGAAAATCAAGACTGGCCCCCAGAAACCAGTGAAAACTGACATGGCATTGAAGACCAGTGTGGCAGTGGAAGTGGCTGGGGCTCCATCCTGGACAAAAGTTGCTGAGGAAGGGGACAAGCCATCTCACCTGTATGTGCCTGTAGACGTGGCTGTCACCCTGCCCCGGGGACAGCCGGCTGCCCCACTGACCAACGCCTCATCCCAGAGACATCCACCTTGCCTGTCCCAGAGACCACTGGCCACCCCGCTGACCAAGGCCTCATCTCAGGGACATCTGCCCATTGAGCTGACCAAGACCCCATCCCTGGCCCATCTGCTCACCTGTCTGAGCAAGATGCATTCCCAGGCACATCTGGCCACAGGTGCCATGAAGGTCCAATCCCAAGTGCCTCTGGCCACTTGTCTGACTAAGACGCAGTCCCGGGGGCAGCCGATCATAACCAAGCGCCTCATCCCAGCTCACCAGGCTGCTGATCTCAGCAGCAACACCCATTCCCAGGTGCTCCTAACAGGGTCCAAGGGGTCCAACCAGGCCTGCCAGCACCTCGGTGGCCTGAGTGCCCCACCCTGGGCCAAGCCAGAGGACAGACGGACTCAGCCAAAGCCCCATGGACATGTGCCGGGGAAGACCACTCAGGGGGGACCATGCCCGGCAGCCTGTGAGGTCCAGGGTACGCTGGTGCCACTGATGGCACCCACCGGACATTCCACATGCCATGTTGAGTCCTGGGGAGACAGCGGAGCCACGCGTGCCCAGCCATCAATGCCCAGCCAGGCGGTGCCCTGCCAGGAGGACACGGTAGGCTCCCTGCTGGCCTCCCTGTGTGCTGAAGTAGCTGGTGTGCTGGCATCCCAGGAGGATCTCCGCACTCTGTTGGCCAAAGCCCTCTCCCAGGGAGAAGTCCGGGCAGCTCTGAACCAGGCCCTGTCCAAGGAGGTCCTGGGTGCCACTGTCGCCAGAGCCCTGCCCCAGAGCATGCTGAGCATGGCGCTGGTGAAGGCGCTGTCCTGGAGTGAGCTGCGCCTGACCCTGTCCCGAGCCCTGTCCCAGGGCGAGCTGCAGGCAGAACTCACCAAGGTCATGCAGGGTAAATTGGCCGAGGTGCTTAGCAAGGCTTTGACGGAGGAGGAGCGGGCAGCTCTGAGCCAGGCCTTGTGTCAGGGCGAGTTGGGCGCTCTCCTGAGCCAGTCTTGGTGTCAGGTGGCCCTGAGGACTGGAACCACCCTCCCCAAGGCCACCTCGAAATCAACAGGAAGCGGGGTGACTAAGACGCTGGCCCCGGCGGAGGTGGCCTGCAGGAGGAGTCCGTCGGCCGCGTGGGGGCCCTCCCTGGGCCCTGTGAGACCACAGACCAGCAAG GGCCCCGTGGACGCTGGTGTGGCTAGTGGCCAATCGTGGAAACGCGTGTGGGAGCCAGCCAGGGGTGCTGCGTCCTGGGAGACCCGGCGCAACAAGGCAGTGGTGCATCCCAGGCGGTCGGGGGAGCCGATGGTGTCCATGCAGGCTGCAGAGGAGATCCGCATCCTCGCAGTGACCACTATCCAGGCGGGCGTCCGTGGCTACCTGGTGCGTCGCAGGATTCGAGTGTGGCACCGGCGGGCCACGGTCATCCAAGCTACTTGGCGCGGCTACCGCATGCGGCGGAACCTGGCACACCTCTGCAGAGCCACCACAATCATCCAGGCCGCCTGGCGCGGCTACAGCACCCGCCGGGACCAAGCCCAGCACCGGCAGATGCTCCACCCCGTCACGTGGGTGGAGCTGGGCGGCGGGGCCGGGGTCATGTCTGACCGAAGCTGGGTCCaggatggcagagccaggacagtATCCGACCATCGCTGCTTCCAATCCTGCCAGGCAAAAGCTTGCGGCGTCTGCCACTCCCTGAGCTCCAGGATCGGGAGCCCGCCCAGCGTGGTGATGCTAGTGGGCTCCAGCCCTCGCACCTGTCATACCTGCGGACGCACCCAGCTCACCCGCGTGGTGCAGGGCATGGGCCGGGGTGCTGGAGGCCCCGGGGCAGTGTCTCGGGCCTCCGCCTACCAGCGGGCTGTCCCGAGTCCCAGGCAGCCACATCACAGGGACAAAGCGGCCACAGCCATTCAGTCGGCCTGGAGAGGTTTTAAGATCCGCCAGCAGATGAGGCAACAGCAAATGGCAGCAAAGATGGTTCAAGCCACCTGGCGAGGCCACCATACCCGGAGCTGTCTGAAGAGCACAGAGGCGCTCTTGGGACCAGCGGACCCCTGGTCCAGCTCACAGCACATGCACTGGGCCAGTTCACAGCACACGCATTGGCCCGGCATCTAG
- the JUND gene encoding transcription factor jun-D isoform X1, whose protein sequence is METPFYGDEALSGLGGGASGSGGSFASPGRLFSGAPPTAAAGSMMKKDALTLSLSEQVAAALKPAAAPPPTPLRADGAPSAAPPDGLLASPDLGLLKLASPELERLIIQSNGLVTTTPTSTQFIYPKVAASEEQEFAEGFVKALEDLHKQNQLGAGAAAAAAAAAAAAGGPSGTATGSAPPGELAPAAAAPEAPVYANLSSYAGGAGGAGGAATVAFAAEPVPFPPPPPPGALGPPRLAALKDEPQTVPDVPSFGESPPLSPIDMDTQERIKAERKRLRNRIAASKCRKRKLERISRLEEKVKTLKSQNTELASTASLLREQVAQLKQKVLSHVNSGCQLLPQHQREEQSVRFCPIYVSTREQTLVVCVCVFLCWFFKEMGRRKKILRPFPRSRFPLRFFRPVPPPFSVLFCFATSPHACL, encoded by the exons ATGGAAACACCCTTCTACGGCGATGAGGCGCTGAGCGGCCTGGGCGGCGGCGCCAGTGGCAGCGGCGGCAGCTTCGCGTCCCCGGGCCGCCTGTTCTCCGGGGCGCCCCCGACGGCCGCGGCCGGCAGCATGATGAAGAAGGACGCGCTGACGCTGAGCCTGAGTGAGCAGGTGGCGGCGGCGCTGAAGCCTGCGGCCGCACCGCCTCCAACCCCCCTGCGCGCCGACGGCGCCCCCAGCGCGGCACCCCCCGACGGCCTGCTCGCCTCTCCCGACCTGGGGCTGCTGAAGCTGGCCTCCCCTGAGCTCGAGCGCCTCATCATCCAGTCCAACGGGCTGGTCACCACCACGCCGACGAGCACACAGTTCATCTACCCGAAGGTGGCGGCCAGCGAGGAGCAGGAGTTCGCCGAGGGCTTCGTCAAGGCCCTGGAGGATTTACACAAGCAGAACCAGCTTGGTGCGGGCGcggccgccgctgccgccgccgccgccgccgccgccgggggGCCCTCGGGCACGGCCACGGGCTCCGCGCCCCCCGGCGAGCTGGCCCCGGCGGCGGCCGCGCCCGAGGCGCCCGTCTACGCGAACCTGAGTAGCTACGCGGGCGGCGCTGGGGGCGCGGGGGGCGCCGCGACGGTCGCCTTCGCTGCCGAACCCGTGCCCTTCCCGCCGCCGCCACCCCCGGGTGCGTTGGGGCCGCCGCGCCTGGCTGCGCTCAAGGACGAGCCACAGACGGTGCCCGACGTGCCGAGCTTCGGCGAGAGCCCGCCGCTGTCGCCCATCGACATGGACACGCAGGAGCGCATCAAGGCGGAGCGCAAGCGGCTGCGCAACCGCATCGCCGCCTCCAAGTGCCGCAAGCGCAAGCTGGAGCGCATCTCGCGCCTGGAGGAGAAAGTGAAGACCCTTAAGAGCCAGAACACGGAGCTGGCGTCCACGGCGAGCCTGCTGCGCGAGCAGGTGGCGCAGCTCAAGCAGAAAGTCCTCAGCCACGTCAACAGCGGCTGCCAGCTGCTGCCCCAGCACCAG agAGAAGAACAGAGTGTTCGATTCTGCCCTATTTATGTTTCTACTCGGGAACAAAcgttggttgtgtgtgtgtgtgttttcttgtgttggttttttaaagaaatgggaagaagaaaaaaaattctccgCCCCTTTCCTCGATCTCGCTTCCCCCTTCGGTTCTTTCGACCGGTCCCCCctcccttttctgttttgttttgttttgctacgAGTCCACATGCCTGTTTGTAA
- the JUND gene encoding transcription factor jun-D isoform X2 — protein METPFYGDEALSGLGGGASGSGGSFASPGRLFSGAPPTAAAGSMMKKDALTLSLSEQVAAALKPAAAPPPTPLRADGAPSAAPPDGLLASPDLGLLKLASPELERLIIQSNGLVTTTPTSTQFIYPKVAASEEQEFAEGFVKALEDLHKQNQLGAGAAAAAAAAAAAAGGPSGTATGSAPPGELAPAAAAPEAPVYANLSSYAGGAGGAGGAATVAFAAEPVPFPPPPPPGALGPPRLAALKDEPQTVPDVPSFGESPPLSPIDMDTQERIKAERKRLRNRIAASKCRKRKLERISRLEEKVKTLKSQNTELASTASLLREQVAQLKQKVLSHVNSGCQLLPQHQVPAY, from the coding sequence ATGGAAACACCCTTCTACGGCGATGAGGCGCTGAGCGGCCTGGGCGGCGGCGCCAGTGGCAGCGGCGGCAGCTTCGCGTCCCCGGGCCGCCTGTTCTCCGGGGCGCCCCCGACGGCCGCGGCCGGCAGCATGATGAAGAAGGACGCGCTGACGCTGAGCCTGAGTGAGCAGGTGGCGGCGGCGCTGAAGCCTGCGGCCGCACCGCCTCCAACCCCCCTGCGCGCCGACGGCGCCCCCAGCGCGGCACCCCCCGACGGCCTGCTCGCCTCTCCCGACCTGGGGCTGCTGAAGCTGGCCTCCCCTGAGCTCGAGCGCCTCATCATCCAGTCCAACGGGCTGGTCACCACCACGCCGACGAGCACACAGTTCATCTACCCGAAGGTGGCGGCCAGCGAGGAGCAGGAGTTCGCCGAGGGCTTCGTCAAGGCCCTGGAGGATTTACACAAGCAGAACCAGCTTGGTGCGGGCGcggccgccgctgccgccgccgccgccgccgccgccgggggGCCCTCGGGCACGGCCACGGGCTCCGCGCCCCCCGGCGAGCTGGCCCCGGCGGCGGCCGCGCCCGAGGCGCCCGTCTACGCGAACCTGAGTAGCTACGCGGGCGGCGCTGGGGGCGCGGGGGGCGCCGCGACGGTCGCCTTCGCTGCCGAACCCGTGCCCTTCCCGCCGCCGCCACCCCCGGGTGCGTTGGGGCCGCCGCGCCTGGCTGCGCTCAAGGACGAGCCACAGACGGTGCCCGACGTGCCGAGCTTCGGCGAGAGCCCGCCGCTGTCGCCCATCGACATGGACACGCAGGAGCGCATCAAGGCGGAGCGCAAGCGGCTGCGCAACCGCATCGCCGCCTCCAAGTGCCGCAAGCGCAAGCTGGAGCGCATCTCGCGCCTGGAGGAGAAAGTGAAGACCCTTAAGAGCCAGAACACGGAGCTGGCGTCCACGGCGAGCCTGCTGCGCGAGCAGGTGGCGCAGCTCAAGCAGAAAGTCCTCAGCCACGTCAACAGCGGCTGCCAGCTGCTGCCCCAGCACCAGGTGCCCGCGTACTGA